A single genomic interval of Camelina sativa cultivar DH55 chromosome 11, Cs, whole genome shotgun sequence harbors:
- the LOC104723535 gene encoding uncharacterized protein LOC104723535 has product MGSTSIDEDLVEEREELMVSYSENNSQPMIKKAHFLKPCVTSIEGMLRPASCPELKASSLCVSFRGWRLPNKKFQFWAKKMAALHKPTWLKSGIFEAIKASTYKIHKNQSLILSLAQNWCPETNTFVFPWGEATITLEDVNVLLGFSVLGSSVLAPLESSEMREAVEKLEEREEESMSQDSWISSFVDDEMEHEAFLVLWLSKFVFPDKLGRSVVSDVFPIAVRLARGERVALAPAVLANLYHDLSQICALASTKNVYPNSLFKLVQVWVWERFKIIRPEAKVIPWGKPRIARWSGLKQIFGDEGLILFDGNFEWRPYTEPLENWNPPRFYLEDAKWVRIGESLDGDDDEFVSFARCVRVSKLVGIGLVENYYPNRVAMQFGLAQDLPVLATHHRRNSTKQEAWDDYNKSLDGLRLYIPSRLATASVTARYRDWWTKSVSEMRKESTETFNVGSTVDHYDDSDVDILLKVLPLSQILQKQKAKQSPNKRRKRACEDDESADTEDDDNMTIDQRVKSRKKCSDHVENTEGERSRLEVDNNNVSGLPQKLAYGDETVATQATEQKNDEKNSSNPSDEDVVTDAERLKQRKLATIAQRINYRKQWANMENTEGKRSRLGVDKNVSGLPQKLNDETVATKETEQKTESVIKTPSKPSNGAATEKQEDDEERLKQRKLAIEELELKMEARILKVENTLAKIKQWKLTRTHTKTPVSA; this is encoded by the coding sequence atggGTTCAACATCCATTGATGAAGATCTcgtggaagagagagaagaactcaTGGTGTCTTACAGTGAGAACAACAGTCAACCTATGATTAAAAAAGCTCACTTTTTGAAACCCTGTGTCACCTCCATTGAAGGTATGCTTCGTCCAGCTTCTTGTCCTGAGTTAAAGGCTTCGTCTTTGTGTGTTTCCTTTCGTGGGTGGAGGTTGCCGAACAAAAAGTTTCAGTTTTGGGCTAAAAAAATGGCTGCTTTACACAAACCCACTTGGTTAAAATCTGGGATTTTTGAAGCAATCAAGGCATCCACTTACAAAATCCACAAAAACCAGTCTTTGATTCTCTCCCTAGCTCAGAACTGGTGTCCTGAGACCAATACCTTTGTGTTCCCTTGGGGTGAAGCAACCATAACCCTCGAAGATGTGAATGTGCTTTTGGGGTTTTCGGTTTTGGGTTCGTCTGTACTCGCTCCTCTTGAAAGCTCAGAGATGAGAGAAGCAGTGGAGAAACTGGAGGAACGAGAGGAGGAGAGTATGAGTCAGGATTCATGGATTTCAAGCTTTGTAGATGATGAAATGGAGCATGAAGCATTTCTAGTGTTATGGCTTTCGAAATTTGTGTTTCCAGACAAGTTAGGCCGTTCGGTTGTCAGTGATGTTTTCCCAATAGCTGTTCGTCTAGCCAGAGGTGAAAGGGTGGCTTTAGCTCCTGCTGTTCTCGCAAACCTATACCATGATTTGAGTCAAATCTGTGCTTTAGCCTCTACGAAAAACGTTTATCCCAATTCTCTGTTTAAGCTTGTCCAAGTATGGGTATGGGAGAGGTTCAAGATTATAAGACCAGAAGCTAAGGTGATACCTTGGGGTAAACCAAGAATTGCTCGATGGAGTGGTCTGAAACAGATATTTGGGGATGAGGGACTGATTCTTTTTGATGGTAATTTTGAGTGGCGTCCCTATACTGAACCTTTGGAGAATTGGAACCCACCTCGGTTTTACCTTGAAGATGCTAAGTGGGTGAGGATTGGTGAGAGtcttgatggtgatgatgatgagtttgtgTCGTTTGCTAGATGTGTGAGAGTTTCTAAGCTTGTTGGTATTGGTTTAGTAGAGAACTACTATCCAAACCGAGTAGCGATGCAATTCGGATTGGCGCAAGATCTTCCTGTTTTGGCTACTCATCACAGAAGAAACTCCACAAAACAAGAAGCATGGGATGATTACAACAAATCTCTTGATGGTTTAAGACTATACATTCCTTCTCGTCTTGCCACAGCTTCAGTTACTGCAAGATACCGAGACTGGTGGACAAAATCTGTTTCAGAGATGCGGAAAGAATCGACCGAAACTTTCAATGTAGGCAGTACAGTTGATCATTATGATGATAGTGATGTTGATATACTTCTTAAGGTATTGCCATTGAGCCAAATCCTTCAGAAGCAGAAAGCCAAGCAGTCGCCAAACAAGAGACGCAAGCGAGCTTGTGAGGATGATGAGAGTGCTGAtacagaagatgatgataacatGACCATTGATCAGAGGGTCAAATCTAGGAAGAAGTGTAGTGATCATGTAGAGAATACTGAAGGAGAAAGAAGTAGACTTGAAGTAGATAACAACAATGTTTCAGGCCTTCCTCAAAAGCTTGCTTATGGAGATGAGACTGTAGCAACACAAGCAACAGAGCAAAAGAATGATGAAAAGAACTCCTCAAATCCTtctgatgaagatgttgttACTGATGCTGAAAGATTGAAGCAGAGAAAGCTCGCAACCATCGCTCAGAGGATCAACTATAGAAAGCAGTGGGCCAATATGGAGAATACAGAAGGAAAAAGAAGTAGACTTGGAGTGGACAAAAATGTTTCAGGTCTTCCTCAAAAGCTTAATGATGAGACTGtagcaacaaaagaaacagagcaaaagacTGAATCAGTAATCAAAACCCCTTCAAAGCCTTCCAATGGAGCAGCAACTGAGAAgcaagaagatgatgaggagagATTGAAACAAAGAAAGCTTGCAATAGAGGAGCTAGAATTGAAGATGGAAGCTCGTATTTTGAAAGTAGAGAACACATTGGCCAAGATCAAACAATGGAAACTCACAAGAACTCACACCAAAACTCCTGTTTCTGCTTAA
- the LOC104723534 gene encoding uncharacterized protein LOC104723534, whose translation MTALSLTLTLTLTSLPFSYAFSSTTCKSRASPPRITAVSLLDSTRRSELRQDRRRSIEAAMSGDIRSSDLSQVMELEDESDFEKLLSSDNRISVTGFGSLLSERRARSTFPDLENFRIAKLQGFRRVFAHSAPIFFERGIANPVTKEVSSLSVEPCEGESLVVTVFEIKSSEIPAFIRRELEFRFLAVVPETLEGKPYANSAVLCGRYSDEEFLQIRCKGDKEIYFQHYGRFNIEKIWRDDILPCRLYLRHCVLAAKNLGDEAYNNFLDHTFLGDRKTTIREYLSSTGSGIMEEEPPEALRSRYGG comes from the exons atgACTGCTCTCTCACTCACACTCACACTCACACTCACCTCGTTACCATTCTCCTACGCGTTTTCCTCGACCACGTGCAAATCACGTGCCTCTCCTCCACGTATCACCGCTGTATCGTTGTTGGATTCTACCAGAAGATCGGAGCTTCGACAAGATCGCAGGCGATCAATTGAAGCAGCCATGTCTGGTGACATCCGCAGTTCCGATTTGTCGCAGGTGATGGAATTGGAAGATGAATCTGATTTCGAGAAGCTTCTCTCATCGGATAATCGGATCTCCGTAACTGGCTTCGGTTCTCTTCTCTCCG AGAGACGCGCGAGGAGTACATTCCCAGATTTGGAGAACTTCAGAATCGCGAAACTGCAAGGATTCAGAAGAGTTTTCGCACACTCAGCTCCGATCTTCTTCGAGCGTGGCATCGCGAATCCTGTAACTAAG GAGGTTTCAAGTTTGAGTGTAGAGCCATGTGAAGGAGAGAGCCTTGTGGTTACTGTCTTTGAGATCAAAAGCTCTGAG ATTCCGGCTTTTATACGAAGGGAGCTTGAATTCCGGTTTCTTGCT GTTGTTCCTGAAACATTGGAAGGCAAACCTTACGCCAATTCTGCG GTACTTTGTGGTCGATACAGTGATGAGGAGTTTCTCCAGATTAGATGCAAAG GAGACAAAGAGATTTACTTTCAACATTATGGAAGATTCAACATCGAGAAGATATGGCGGGACGACATCTTACCTTGTCGTCTCTATCTAAGACACTG TGTGTTGGCTGCTAAGAATCTTGGAGATGAAGCTTACAATAACTTTCTGGATCATACATTCTTGGGAGATCGAAAAACAACCATCAGAGAGTATTTAAGCAGCACAGGGTCTGGTATCATGGAAGAAGAACCACCGGAGGCTCTCAGGTCTAGATATGGAGGTTGA
- the LOC104723533 gene encoding uncharacterized protein LOC104723533 yields MAAGAMVTATGAVVILYLLSRRIVWARNGEDDPGGELGKSGRSGRRRIVRRPAQAPATWLETISTLSETLRFTYSETLGKWPIADLAFGINYLMRRQGNFSTASVYAGSNCIELKGPQIIMELTELLRFLTLCMLFSKKPFPVFLETAGYTHEDVLLQKPKAGILQPAFTIIRDCKSKCILLLIRGTHSIKDTLTAATGAVVPFHHSVLHDGGLSNLVLGYAHCGMVAAARWIAKLSVPCLLKALDENPSFKVQIVGHSLGGGTASLLTYILREQKELASATCFTFAPAACMTWDLAESGKHFITTIINGSDLVPTFSAASVDDLRSEVTSSSWSNDLRDQVEHTRVLSVVYRSATAIGSRLPSIASAKAKVAGAGAILRPVSSGTQVMLKRAQDVAHAVVQTRSTLSSWSCIGPRRRAISSQLNSKVTDLPEASALIPERRSTEALLAETVVIDRKSHKKTDHCSSSSNSESEREDAEEEEDDEEEEPLISIDQVIAETSSIEEDVTEGELWDELDKELTRQENERDSEAMEEEAAAAKEITEEETVITGVADSSTGQNQSPVSASSMDLLEDQRFYPPGKIMHIVSVTETESETERDEVMVVGTTTTVERVRLYETPRELYRKIRLSRTMINDHYMPMYKKMMELLITELECDPHSS; encoded by the exons ATGGCGGCGGGTGCAATGGTGACGGCAACAGGAGCAGTTGTGATTCTATACTTACTGAGCCGTCGGATCGTGTGGGCGAGAAACGGGGAAGATGATCCAGGAGGTGAATTGGGTAAATCAGGGAGATCCGGAAGGAGGAGGATTGTTAGGAGACCGGCTCAAGCGCCGGCGACTTGGCTTGAGACTATTTCAACTTTATCAGAGACGTTACGTTTTACGTATTCAGAGACTCTGGGCAAATGGCCTATCGCCGATCTCGCTTTTGGTATTAACTATTTGATGCGTAGAcag gGAAACTTCTCAACTGCTAGTGTTTATGCTGGAAGTAATTGTATAGAGTTAAAAGGACCACAGATTATCATGGAGTTGACAGAGCTACTGAGATTTTTGACCCTCTGTATGCTTTTCTCCAAGAAGCCATTTCCCGTGTTTCTGGAGACTGCCGGTTATACTCATGAAGATGTCCTTCTTCAGAAGCCTAAAGCAGGG ATTCTGCAGCCTGCCTTCACGATTATACGAGATTGCAAATCAAAATGTATCCTGCTATTGATCCGTGGCACTCATAGCATTAAAGATACATTGACAGCAGCAACTGGTGCAGTGGTCCCTTTCCATCATTCAGTTTTGCATGATGGTGGGCTAAGTAACTTAGTTTTAGGTTATGCACATTGTGGAATGGTTGCTGCAGCTCGATGGATTGCTAAACTTAGTGTTCCTTGCCTCCTCAAGGCCCTTGATGAGAATCCTAGTTTCAAGGTTCAG ATCGTAGGTCATTCTCTTGGGGGTGGGACGGCTTCACTTCTAACATATATTCTGCGGGAGCAAAAAGAGTTAGCCTCGGCTACTTGCTTCACTTTTGCACCAG CTGCTTGTATGACTTGGGATTTAGCAGAATCAGGCAAGCACTTCATAACTACTATTATCAATGGATCTGATCTAGTCCCAACATTCTCTGCTGCTTCAGTCGATGACCTTCGTTCTGAG GTAACCTCGTCCTCATGGTCAAATGACCTGCGTGATCAGGTTGAACACACTAGGGTCCTTAGTGTTGTTTATCGGTCTGCAACTGCTATAGGATCTC GTTTGCCCTCTATAGCTAGTGCAAAAGCAAAAGTGGCTGGTGCTGGGGCGATTTTGCGGCCTGTCTCAAGCGGCACtcag GTTATGCTAAAGCGTGCCCAAGATGTAGCGCATGCCGTTGTGCAGACCCGTTCAACTCTCTCATCATGGTCTTGCATAGGACCACGCCGTAGAGCTATTAGCTCCCAACTTAACTCTAAAGTCACAGACTTGCCGGAAGCATCCGCTCTTATACCCGAAAGAAGAAGCACTGAAGCTTTACTGGCTGAAACCGTAGTGATTGATCGTAAAAGTCACAAGAAAACAGACCATTGTTCTTCATCTAGCAACAGCGAATCGGAACGTGAAgacgcagaagaagaagaagatgatgaagaagaagagccatTGATTTCAATCGACCAAGTCATTGCTGAAACATCTTCAATAGAAGAAGACGTGACAGAAGGCGAGCTATGGGACGAACTGGACAAAGAGTTAACTCGACAGGAGAACGAAAGAGACAGTGAAGCCATGGaggaagaagcagcagcagcaaagGAGATAACAGAGGAAGAGACTGTAATTACGGGCGTGGCAGATTCCTCCACAGGACAGAACCAGAGTCCAGTTTCAGCATCTTCAATGGACTTGTTAGAGGACCAACGGTTTTACCCGCCAGGTAAGATAATGCACATAGTGTCAGTGACTGAGACAGAGTCTGAAACAGAACGTGATGAAGTGATGGTGGTGGGGACGACGACGACGGTGGAGCGTGTAAGGTTATATGAGACGCCAAGAGAACTGTACAGAAAGATTAGGCTCTCCAGAACAATGATAAATGATCATTATATGCCAATGTATAAAAAGATGATGGAACTCTTAATTACTGAGCTCGAGTGTGATCCACACTCTTCATGA